TGGCTCCTCAGATACCAATAGGGTGACCCAAGAGGCCAAGACCGTATGGATGATAACGGTAGACAATTAAATTGAACACAACATACATAGGTTTTTTCAGTTGTATCACAAGCCCAAAAGATTGTGGtaaaataaataatcaatatgATCAGTAACATGAATACAATaatacaatttaaaaaaaaaatcatagaGTAAATAATGACTCtttgtgttaataataatacaaaagaaAAAAAATCAGTTCCTGGTTTTATGACATCTAAACCACAAAATCAAAAAACACAACAGCCTATATCCAATTATAAAGGCAAACATCACTCCCAAATTACTCCATTTCTGTATCTCCTTAATCTGCTGCTGCATCAAGAACTCATCTCCATACAATATGCACTTTCCATCTTCAGTTTCCAAACACATACTCCTTCCATCTTGACCTCCATACTCATTTATCATAAAACATTCAAATGGGTACTTGAATAAACTCATATAATGCATAAATATCCAGTATTTTGGTATGCTATCTTTTGCTATAAAATAGCCAGAAAATAGAAAGAAACAGCCCATTAATCCAGATATAACAGAGGTCCCCATGATGAAATTTGGTACAAGTGCACTAAAGCATGCTGTGAATGAATTTGACATCAAGATTACCATCCATACAACCAATCCAAAGTAGAAAAAACTGTCGATTTCAGTTCGTAATCCTACGAGCCAGTAAACGGGAATCGTGTAAAGAATCCCAATTATTAGAAGAAATGGGAGAAATATGAGTGTGTTTGAGATTACATATGATGACACTCTATATGCACCTCTTGATGTTTCTCTCATCAAAATTCTTCTTTCTTGTAAAAATATTGGTAATCCTTCCGTGGATGATGAGAGTAAAAAGGTGAGACTAAAAGCGAAAAACCCTAATCGAGCTTGTAATGAGAGTTTGCCTTTGTTGTTTGACATGTTTACGAAGATGGTTCCGAGGATTAAGCCCGAAAGTATGGCTTGAATGATTCTTGTGAGGAATAATTGTTTGGTTCTGAATATGTTTTTGAAAAATCTAGTACTAAGAATCATTATTTCTTCGAAATGAGTATTCGGGTATGGAAATTCAATACCTTTCACTTGTTTTTCGTGAATTTTGATTTGTTCGGTTGATGGTTTTGGTGTTTGTATGATCAAAGTGGTGGCAACATCAATGGCAAATTCAAGAACATTAACACGAGGCGGAATACAATGGCCCGAGACTTTGAGTCTATGTTCAAGTGATTTTAGTGATCCGTTATGGAGAACGTATCCATTCGAGAGTAAAATAATTCGATCTAAAAGCTCTAAGATCCGAAATCCTGGTTGATGGATCGTTAACACAATAGTTTTACCTCGATTTATCGCCATAGATTTAAGAAGAGATACAACACCAAAAGCCGAATTAGAGTCAAGCCCTGAAGTTGGTTCATCGATTAGAATCACACACGGATCATGAACTAACTCAACCCCGATTGAAACCCGTCTTCGTTCACCACCTGAGATCCCATTATTTGAACCTTCTCCAATCCTGGAACCCGACACACGGTCCAAACCGAGCTCGCTAATTAGAATCTTGACACGATCAACTGTTTCTTTCCGACCACATCTTAACCTTAAAAAAGCACTATACAAAAGTGTTTCTTCAACGGTTAATGATGGAAATAAAGCATCATCTTGTGTCACATATCCGGCCAGTCTTCGGAATTGTTTCGTATCAATAGGGTGATTATTGATCAAAACATGTCCGGAGACCTGGCCGGATAATATGTTTCCTGCAATAATTTCTAACAAAGTTGTCTTTCCGGCCCCACTTGGGCCTGCAACCGCAGTAAGATCACCGGGCTGAGCTTCACAACTCACATCATTTAAGATGAACTTTGTAGGTTTCTTGAAGTACTTATGAACACCCCACTTGAATTCTTCATAAAGGTTGGAGCTTTTGTATGCAAGATTCTTGGTTTCAATCTTGTATGAAGTTCTCCGGCGATGGCCGGCCGCGGGTGACCTGACCGGCAGCTCCATTTGTGTAAATGTTTGTAAAGTAAGAATGGTTTAAAGAAGAAGATCAAGGGTTATTTGGGAGTTTGATGCAAAGAGAAGAAAAGAGATGAACTAACACAACTAACTTATGTAATGTGTGTTTTCATGCAAAAGGATAGTTGACTATTTTGCCCTTGGAATGAATAAATTTGGTGGGGGTAGGGTGGAATTTTGGTTAATACTGAAATACACACAatgagtgtgtttgtgtgtgtcatGTTACTAGGTGAGCTGCTGGTTGACCATATGATGTAGTGTTTGGTTTGGTTTATTTTGGGAAAAAATCTTTATAGTTTGATGTATAATGGTGTAAATTAAAAGTACACATTTTTAATTCAATAATTTAAGTTTGTATTTAATCTAAATAACAATCTACTCGAGTTTTATCTAATACTCCGTACTACGTATATACGATACGAGTATACGAGTATAAGAATTTTGTTGGGAAAGATTAATAACAAAACCCAGTTTACACATATGATAAAAATTAATACATCAAACACTACATCATATGTAACATCAGAATcctctataaaaataatatagtcgATCATTTTTGTACATAAAATAATACAAGAAtgaataataattagaaaaataagaaaaaaacaaAGTACACCTCCAAAACAAAAGCCACATCAcgactttttctaaaaaaaatattttttttgacCAATCAGAAAAGTGTAAATAGTAGTTTAAAAAAATAATCAATTGAGCTAAAGGCAAAACGCTAAAACACAAAGCGTCCTTTAGCATATATGTatacagtgttgtaaatctccttatttctccccgagatctctccgagatctcTTTTTTGGAAAGccgccgagacgagatgttcatctcccgagatttcttgcTCAACGGGGTCAAACTAGGTCAAATCCACGATTTCTCGaaatttctcgctcatttctcgaattttctcataAGATCTCGTAATTTttcagattttctcgctcatttcttagATTTCCTTGTAAAATCTTAtagaaatgtatataaatatacatatattgatttatttgtatatatttatattataaaaactacaaagtcaacgtaagtcaacatccgagatctccccgagatttttccgagatgccgagatctcccaaaaatgttcaaacgagatctccccgagatccgagatctccaaccttgTATGTATATAAGTAAAAAATTGTTGAATTTCGTGTAATTGTTGAtgtttgaaattttatgagattcTCTATCTTTAGATTGGATAGTGTGGAATAACATCGACCACTTATATTTTTCAGACTAAATATTGCTACAGTGGATTTTTTTAGACCGAGTTTTCATCCAGATTCGAGATATTCCAGAAATCAAGTTGGAGCGCATAACGAATGTTCAAGATTGATTATATCTTTAGCATAATTAACAACTTGATTGATGTAATCGCAGGATTAGGCATGATCTTGGAAAGGAAGGGGATCATGGTTGGAATTAGTCATTCCAATAACTCAATCCTTTTGTGTTATAAAACGTGTCCATGTTATTGAAAATTATtgattataactataactatatatttCAAAATGAACTTAACATCATACAATTCAATGACCTTGTTTGTTCGATTTATTCTTATTACGCAAATACATTCTAATAAAAGTTGCTATTAATCATGGAATTCTTAATTTGTATTGATGACTAGAATTCCGACCTATTACTAATTTACTAGACCCAACAAATATAAAAAGACCTTAGAATTTGGTGAGCCTGAACTCAAAAAGTTCTTATTTTTAACACACAGAAAATAGAATAATAGCATGAAAATTTTTGAAAGGACTTGATTAGAATACGTGATTACGTGTTAATTGATCTCATGAAAAGTTGATTGGGTCAAATTTTGGGCAGGTTGTTTAACATGATACAGAAAATACGTGACCTATAAAGTAGAATCATCTTCTATATGTTCTTATTACTCTATATATTTAAATGATATAGAGCAAATGAATAGTATCTCTTAATAATTTCACAACACTCCTcaaattttttgtatttttacaattcaaTCACTCCTTTTATAATACTTAACTTTATAACTTTTACAAATTTACCACATAGTTttcacattttatactttaaccattacacttctcatttattataaatcgatcccataatttttactaactaacaactattcattattattattattattattattattattattattattattattattattattattattattattattaaatcaaccacataatttttcactttattattgtttaactttttttcttattataagttaactacgtaactcattatatatatatatatatatatatatatatatatatatatatatatatatatatgtgtgtgtgtgtgtgtgtgtgtgtgtgtgttattctctACATCTCTAAAAGACAAAGACTTTATGAATTGTTTTTCTCCATGCATTAATCATTTATATGTTGTGCAAAAAGGTTGTACCCACAATGGCACCACACTAAACATTGAGAACCATTATAAACTTTTGGGCGCCAAACGCAAATTCCTAGGATAAAAAATGTAAACTCCATAGGGGTCTAAAGTTAAAGTTTAGGGGCCAAATCGTAACTTCTTTATTTTCCATAAAACTCCCCAACAAATCCACCTAAATTTTTAACCGCCTTTAAATTTTCGTACGACTTGGGATTGGTTTAACCGACATAACCgttaaacacgaaataattttacgaaccaaaCACAACAAATTATATCCGAAACGAAGTCCCGATGCGGAGCGAGGGGTCCTCCACTAGTTACACTACTATTATACATATAGTTTTTTAAAAAAGTAAACACGTGCACAAGCCTTTAAGAGTTTAAGCCCCTTCATCACATCATATACGCGGCCAACTACCAAGTTTTTTCATGGGTCAACTATTGGGCCAAACTTATCGGCCCATAAAACAGTAAAATCCACTTATCAATAAAATTATGGGTGTATGGTCGAACTAGATGGAGTTAGAAGCTTATGACTGGAGCGGAAAACAATAACTTATATTTTGAGCTAGAAGCTGAAGTTTAATTTTTCTGAAGCTGATGTTAATTTTTCTAAGTGTTTAGTAAGGTAGTTAGAGTTATCGCTGAAACTTATAGTTTGTGATTAGTgtgtaaatgagccgagctactcgcGAGCTACTCGAGATCGACTCGTTAAAAGCTCGATTTGATCCGAGCTTAAACGAGCTTGAGACTGAGCTCGAACTCGAACAAGCttgcgagcctaaacgagctttgaaaggacccgtcctaatccatctggacgaatacattacatttggttacatcgcgaggtacttgacctctatatgatactttttacaaacattgcattcgtttttaaaagacaaactttcatttcatcgaaagttgacaggcatgcataccatttcataatatatctaaactataaatgacttgataatattcttgatgaactcgacgactcgaatgcaacgtcttttaaaatatgccatgaatgactccaagtaatatctctaagatgaacaaatgcacagcggaagatttctttcgtacctgagaataaacatgatttcaagtgtcaaccaaaaaagttggtgagttcattagtttatcataaataatcatttcataatttttaatagaccacaagatttcatatttccatttctcataaatatacgtcccatgcatagagacaaaaatcattcatatggattgaacacctggtaaccgacattaacaagatgcatataagaatatcccctatcattccgggacatccatcggacatgataaaacaacatcgaagtactaaagcatccggtactttggatggtggttgttaggcccaatagatctatctttaggattcgcgtcaattagtagatcggtttactaattcttaggctaccaagcaaaaggggcatattcggcttcgatcattcaaccatagaatgtagtttcaattacttgtgtctatttcgtcaaacatttataaaagcacatgtattctcagtcccaaaaatatatattgcaaaagcatttaaaaagggggtaatgaaactcacgatactgtattttgtagtaaaaatacacatgacgacattgaacaatgcagggttggcctcggattcacgaacctatatcattcatatatatattaacacatataatgaaatcgaacaaatttatgtattattatttgtgatataattattatatttaaaaaactATAGTTTTCATTAATattttagttagatatatttactttatttactttagataaatagttattatttattataaaattattaatgcagttatgctatatgtattaaatatatttttatataattaatatttatttgttataatattaataataggagtaattttaataataatgatacttataataaaataataataataaaaatggtaatactaataacaatgttaatgttgataataaaaatgataataataataaaatacataaaaattctaataatgatagtaataataataatatagttattataataatactgatgataataataataataatatttataattgtgatgccccgtacaaaaccatcgtgtacgaatcatcaacaacaggatcattacaaggttaagtactacatgctgtaataaaagaagttgcattcacgataaaaaggtgacgtcataaccgacgtcaattgttttacaccaacagtatgcttctacgaatagcaagcatgaataaatgtatgtgacccttaggtcgttacaaaacatagtttcaaatgtattaaagtttgaatgcaagataaacagttcatgcggtgataacactagaacagcgtgtagtgacccgaacttttccatgtttatatatattaattgagattgatgtttacatgattaaatgtttccaacatgttaagcaatcaaacttgttaagacttgattaattgaaataggtttcatatagacaattgaccacccaagttgaccggtgattcacgaacgttaaaacttgtaaaaaactatatgatgacatatatatggttatatgtatagttaacatgatattatgataagtaaacatatcattaattatattaacaatgaactacatatgtaaaaacaagactactaacttaatgattttgaaacgagacatatatgtaacgtttatcgttgtaacgacatttaatgtatatatcatattaagagatattcgtacatcataatatcatgataatataataatttaaaatctcttttgatattataaacattgggttaacaacatttaacaagatcgttaacctaaaggtttcaaaacaacacttacatgtaacgactaacgatgacttaacgactcagttaaaatgtatatacatgtagtgttttaatatgtatttatacacttttgaaagacttcaatacacttatcaaaatacttctacttaacaaaaatgcttacaattacattctcgttcagtttcatcaacaattctactcgtatgcacccgtattcgtactcgtacaatacacagcttttagatgtatgtactattggtatatacactccaatgatcagctcttagcagcccatgtgagtcacctaacacatgtgggaaccatcatttggcaactagcatgaaatatctcataagattacaaaaatatgagtaatcattcatgacttatttacatgaaaacaaaattacatatcctttatatctaatccatacaccaacgaccaaaaacacctacaaacactttcattcttcaattttcttcatctaattgaactctctcaagttctatcttcaagttctaagtgttcttcataaattccaaaagttctagtttcataaaatcaagaatactttcaagtttgctagctcacttccaatcttgtaaggtgatcatccaacctcaagaaatctttgtttcttacagtaggttattattctaatacaaggtaataatcatattcaaactttggttcaatttctataactataacaatcttatttcaagtgatgatcttacttgaacttgttttcgtgtcatgattttgcttcaagaactttgagccatccaaggatccattgaagctagatccatttttctcttttccagtaggttcatccaaggaacttaaggtagtaatgatgttcataacatcattcgattcatacatataaagctatcttattcgaaggtttaaacttgtaatcactagaacatagtttagttaattctacacttgttcgcaaacaaaagttaatccttctaacttgacttttaaaatcaactaaacacatgttctatatctatatgatatgctaacttaatgatttaaaacctggaaacacgaaaaacaccgtaaaaccggatttacgccgtcgtagtaacaccgcgggctgttttgggttagttaattaaaaactatgataaactttgatttaaaagttgttattctgagaaaatgatttttattatgaacatgaaactatatccaaaaattatggttaaactcaaagtggaagtatgttttctaaaatggtcatctagacgtcgttctttcgactgaaatgactacctttacaaaaacgacttgtaacttatttttccgactataaacctatactttttttgtttagattcataaaatagagttcaatatgaaaccatagcaatttgattcactcaaaacggatttaaaatgaagaagttatgggtaaaacaagattggataatttttctcattttagctacgtgaaaattggtaacaaatctattccaaccataacttaatcaacttgtattatatattatgtaatcttgagataccatagacacgtatacaatgtttcgacctatcatgtcgacacatctatatatatttcggaacaaccatagacactctatatgtgaatgttggagttagctatacagggttgaggttgattccaaaatatatatagtttgagttgtgatcaatactgagatacgtatacactgggtcgtggattgattcaagataatatttatcgatttatttctgtacatctaactgtggacaactagttgtaggttactaacgaggacagctgacttaataaacttaaaacatcaaaatatattaaaagtgttgtaaatatattttgaacatactttgatatatatgtatatattgttataggttcgtgaatcaaccagtggtcaagtcttacttcccgacgaagtaaaaatctgtgaaagtgagttatagtcccacttttaaaatctaatatttttgggatgagaatacatgcaggttttataaatgatttacaaaatagacacaagtacgtgaaactacattctatggttgaattatcgaaatcgaatatgcccctttttattaagtctggtaatctaagaattagggaacagacaccctaattgacgcgaatcctaaagatagatctattgggcctaacaaaccccatccaaagtaccggatgctttagtacttcgaaatttatatcatatccgaagggtgtcccggaatgatggggatattcttatatatgcatcttgttattgtcggttaccaggtgttcaccatatgaatgatttttatctctatgtatgggatgtgtattgaaatatgaaatcttgtggtctattgttacgatttgatatatataggttaaacctataactcaccaacatttttgttgacgttttaagcatgtttattctcaggtgattattaagagcttccgctgtcgcatacttaaataaggacaagatttggagtccatgcttgtatgatattgtgtaaaaactgcattcaagaaacttattttgttgtaacatatttgtattgtaaaccattatgtaatggtcgtgtgtaaacaggatattttagattatcattatttgataatctacgtaaagctttttaaacctttattgatgaaataaaggttatggtttgttttaaaaaggaatgcagtctttgaaaaacatctcatatagaggtcaaaacctcgcaacgaaatcaattaatatggaacgtttttaatcaataagaacgggacatttcagttggtatccgagcgttggtcttagagaactagaaaatttgcattagtgtgtcttatcgagttcgttaggatgcattagtgagtctggacttcgaccgtgttttctttaaaaatgattgcttaacatttttgttggaaactatatatttttaacatatgaatattatgtgatatattaatctcttaatgtgtttgatattatgtgatagatgtctacctctagaacaagtcccattgactcacctaataataatgaagagtcaaatgtaaattggaatgattcgtggactgattcacaagttcccgaagaggaaccggaagaagagtcggaaccggaagaagaatcggaaccggaagaagaatcggaaccggaagaagaaatagaaccggtgggggaaataataaaacggttaagtaaaagagaatcctcaaccaaccgaccaaggttaattatggtcaatggtgtttccgccaaggaagcaaaatattgggaggattaccaattctccgatgaatcggattccgacgagaattccgatgatgttatagaaattaccccaactgaatttataaaggcaaaagaaaataataagggaaagggcataaaaatagagaaatctaattccaaccccgatgaactttatatgtatcgtcaacccccgaagtccttaagttgtaacaatgacccgggaacctctaaaccaccaggtttttctaaaccaatgtggataacgacggctcgtattaggggaacatcatatatccctagaaacttggcaaaacgaaccaaaaccgaacaagaagaaacgagcgagtcggaataagatagttatattcgtgtggtgtaat
This genomic window from Rutidosis leptorrhynchoides isolate AG116_Rl617_1_P2 chromosome 2, CSIRO_AGI_Rlap_v1, whole genome shotgun sequence contains:
- the LOC139891091 gene encoding ABC transporter G family member 10-like isoform X2, with protein sequence MELPVRSPAAGHRRRTSYKIETKNLAYKSSNLYEEFKWGVHKYFKKPTKFILNDVSCEAQPGDLTAVAGPSGAGKTTLLEIIAGNILSGQVSGHVLINNHPIDTKQFRRLAGYVTQDDALFPSLTVEETLLYSAFLRLRCGRKETVDRVKILISELGLDRVSGSRIGEGSNNGISGGERRRVSIGVELVHDPCVILIDEPTSGLDSNSAFGVVSLLKSMAINRGKTIVLTIHQPGFRILELLDRIILLSNGYVLHNGSLKSLEHRLKVSGHCIPPRVNVLEFAIDVATTLIIQTPKPSTEQIKIHEKQVKGIEFPYPNTHFEEIMILSTRFFKNIFRTKQLFLTRIIQAILSGLILGTIFVNMSNNKGKLSLQARLGFFAFSLTFLLSSSTEGLPIFLQERRILMRETSRGAYRVSSYVISNTLIFLPFLLIIGILYTIPVYWLVGLRTEIDSFFYFGLVVWMVILMSNSFTACFSALVPNFIMGTSVISGLMGCFFLFSGYFIAKDSIPKYWIFMHYMSLFKYPFECFMINEYGDEFLMQQQIKEIQKWSNLGVMFAFIIGYRLLCFLILWFRCHKTRN
- the LOC139891091 gene encoding ABC transporter G family member 10-like isoform X1; this translates as MELPVRSPAAGHRRRTSYKIETKNLAYKSSNLYEEFKWGVHKYFKKPTKFILNDVSCEAQPGDLTAVAGPSGAGKTTLLEIIAGNILSGQVSGHVLINNHPIDTKQFRRLAGYVTQDDALFPSLTVEETLLYSAFLRLRCGRKETVDRVKILISELGLDRVSGSRIGEGSNNGISGGERRRVSIGVELVHDPCVILIDEPTSGLDSNSAFGVVSLLKSMAINRGKTIVLTIHQPGFRILELLDRIILLSNGYVLHNGSLKSLEHRLKVSGHCIPPRVNVLEFAIDVATTLIIQTPKPSTEQIKIHEKQVKGIEFPYPNTHFEEIMILSTRFFKNIFRTKQLFLTRIIQAILSGLILGTIFVNMSNNKGKLSLQARLGFFAFSLTFLLSSSTEGLPIFLQERRILMRETSRGAYRVSSYVISNTLIFLPFLLIIGILYTIPVYWLVGLRTEIDSFFYFGLVVWMVILMSNSFTACFSALVPNFIMGTSVISGLMGCFFLFSGYFIAKDSIPKYWIFMHYMSLFKYPFECFMINEYGGQDGRSMCLETEDGKCILYGDEFLMQQQIKEIQKWSNLGVMFAFIIGYRLLCFLILWFRCHKTRN